The following coding sequences are from one Streptomyces sp. NBC_00536 window:
- a CDS encoding Dps family protein translates to MGTLTTPHGGGQPLLHQKGAETQAFGTLKQLPIGLGHDTRMYACQRLNRVLADTQILHSLYKKHHWLMRGATFYSLHLMLDKHAEAQLAIVDALAERVQSLGGVAVGDPRHVAELTAIPRPPDGVEPVPVMLSRLLDAHERILTDARDAAARVSGEGDEGSADLLVSDVIRTGEAQVWFLAEHLVDTPLVRG, encoded by the coding sequence ATGGGCACCCTCACGACCCCGCACGGCGGCGGCCAGCCGCTGCTGCACCAGAAGGGCGCCGAGACCCAGGCGTTCGGCACGCTCAAGCAGTTGCCGATCGGGCTCGGCCACGACACCCGCATGTACGCCTGCCAGCGGCTGAACCGCGTACTCGCCGACACACAGATCCTCCACTCCCTCTACAAGAAGCACCACTGGCTCATGCGCGGGGCGACCTTCTACTCGCTCCACCTGATGCTGGACAAGCACGCGGAAGCCCAGCTGGCCATCGTGGACGCGCTGGCCGAGCGGGTGCAGAGCCTCGGCGGCGTCGCCGTCGGGGACCCGCGCCACGTCGCGGAACTGACGGCGATCCCGCGGCCGCCGGACGGCGTGGAGCCGGTGCCCGTCATGCTGTCGCGGCTCCTCGACGCGCACGAGCGGATCCTGACCGACGCGCGGGACGCCGCCGCCCGGGTCTCCGGGGAGGGCGACGAGGGCAGCGCCGACCTGCTCGTCTCCGATGTCATCCGCACCGGCGAGGCGCAGGTGTGGTTCCTGGCCGAGCACCTCGTGGACACCCCTCTGGTGCGCGGCTGA
- the pdxR gene encoding MocR-like pyridoxine biosynthesis transcription factor PdxR, which yields MTWHVILEVRRDTPEPLGSQIADQLRRQVEQGRLAPRSRLPSSRQLAQDLKVSRSVVVEVYEKLTGEGLLESVRGSGTRVAAHADTRIRKPVVLVDRAIPAARFNLLPGTPNAVTFPHREWMASYQRAVTTARYQGLGYPPLLGVEQLRTELVAYLGRVRGVLGHPDNTMVTGGFAHGLGLICAALSELGIDRLAVEDPSHDRQRQFVEENGIRTLAVPVGPEGVEIEQLYASRVRAVLVTPSHQFPLGVPMSPKRQQELVRWARDTSGWIIEDDYDGGLWLEHRGRHLALQPVDPERVIYAGTASKLLAPGLRMGWLVLPPALTSMMETIRVRRDLGGDGLMQLAFADFLRSGLLDGHLRKMRTRYRAQHGMLTQAVEQYLPAATLIGPVAGLHVVAALPPSTDEERLVAEALQRSVLVKGSRAYYDDPTTARPGLVLGYTALGRSGISEAIRRIGEVYAQQSDGTRPTGPVS from the coding sequence ATGACGTGGCACGTCATTCTGGAGGTACGACGCGACACCCCGGAGCCACTCGGCTCCCAAATCGCCGACCAACTGCGCAGACAGGTGGAGCAGGGCCGGCTGGCGCCCCGCTCCAGGCTTCCGTCCAGCCGCCAGCTCGCCCAGGACCTGAAGGTCTCGCGCAGTGTCGTCGTCGAGGTGTACGAAAAGCTCACCGGAGAGGGCCTGCTGGAGTCGGTCCGCGGTTCCGGCACCCGGGTGGCGGCCCACGCCGACACCCGGATCAGGAAGCCCGTGGTGCTGGTCGACCGGGCGATCCCGGCGGCCCGGTTCAACCTGCTGCCGGGCACGCCCAACGCGGTGACCTTCCCGCACCGTGAATGGATGGCTTCCTACCAGCGGGCCGTGACCACCGCCCGCTACCAGGGACTCGGCTATCCGCCGCTGCTCGGCGTCGAGCAGCTGCGTACGGAGCTCGTCGCCTATCTCGGCCGGGTCCGCGGTGTGCTGGGGCACCCGGACAACACCATGGTGACGGGCGGGTTCGCACACGGGCTGGGCCTGATCTGCGCGGCCCTGAGCGAGCTGGGCATCGACAGGCTGGCGGTCGAGGACCCCAGCCACGACCGGCAGCGCCAGTTCGTCGAGGAGAACGGGATCCGGACGCTGGCCGTGCCGGTGGGGCCGGAGGGGGTGGAGATCGAGCAGCTCTACGCCAGCCGGGTGCGGGCCGTCCTGGTCACGCCCTCGCACCAGTTCCCGCTCGGCGTGCCCATGTCGCCCAAGCGCCAGCAGGAGCTGGTGCGGTGGGCGCGGGACACCAGCGGCTGGATCATCGAGGACGACTACGACGGCGGGCTGTGGCTGGAGCACCGCGGCCGCCACCTGGCGCTCCAGCCCGTCGATCCCGAGCGGGTCATCTACGCCGGCACGGCGAGCAAACTCCTCGCTCCCGGCCTGCGGATGGGCTGGCTGGTGCTGCCGCCGGCGCTGACCTCGATGATGGAGACGATCCGGGTCAGGCGCGACCTGGGCGGCGACGGCCTGATGCAGCTGGCGTTCGCGGACTTCCTGCGCAGCGGCCTCCTCGACGGGCACCTGCGCAAGATGCGCACGCGCTACCGGGCCCAGCACGGCATGCTGACGCAGGCCGTGGAGCAGTACCTGCCGGCCGCGACCCTGATCGGACCCGTCGCCGGACTGCACGTCGTCGCCGCGCTGCCGCCCAGCACCGACGAGGAGCGCCTCGTCGCCGAGGCGCTCCAGCGGTCCGTGCTGGTCAAGGGCAGCAGGGCGTACTACGACGATCCGACGACGGCCCGGCCCGGGCTGGTGCTGGGATACACGGCCCTGGGCCGCTCGGGCATCTCCGAGGCGATCCGGCGCATCGGGGAGGTGTACGCGCAGCAGTCCGACGGGACGCGGCCGACGGGCCCCGTCAGTTGA
- a CDS encoding phenylalanine--tRNA ligase beta subunit-related protein, with protein MKAPALSAGKKPSGAAELTRFTAVVAAVDTAALSTLLELRRQESASRSDDVFERASKVAEVYARWFDAHGVTCPLPGQIATARRKGLPVIAPAVDALLYAELTSGVLMGVQDADAIDGDLHFDWAAQGETFPGFRSTVTCAQDEPVVRDGAGIVASVLQGPDRRTSVTKDSRHLVFTVYDAPGLGAEDFDGAVRLLSDLLQDAGAVPDVLEVRL; from the coding sequence TTGAAAGCCCCAGCACTGAGCGCAGGCAAGAAGCCGTCCGGAGCGGCCGAGCTGACCCGGTTCACCGCGGTCGTGGCCGCGGTGGACACCGCGGCCCTCAGCACCCTGCTCGAACTGCGGCGCCAGGAGTCGGCGTCGCGGTCCGACGACGTCTTCGAGCGCGCGTCGAAGGTCGCCGAGGTCTATGCCCGGTGGTTCGACGCCCACGGCGTGACCTGTCCGCTGCCCGGCCAGATCGCCACGGCACGCCGCAAAGGACTGCCCGTGATCGCGCCTGCCGTCGATGCCCTGCTGTACGCCGAGCTGACCAGCGGCGTACTGATGGGCGTCCAGGACGCCGACGCCATCGACGGCGACCTGCACTTCGACTGGGCGGCGCAGGGCGAGACCTTCCCCGGCTTCCGCTCCACCGTCACCTGTGCCCAGGACGAGCCCGTCGTCCGGGACGGGGCCGGGATCGTCGCCTCCGTCCTCCAGGGTCCCGACCGCCGGACCAGCGTCACCAAGGACTCCCGGCACCTGGTCTTCACCGTGTACGACGCGCCCGGCCTGGGCGCCGAGGACTTCGACGGCGCCGTACGGCTGCTGAGCGATCTCCTCCAGGACGCCGGAGCCGTCCCCGACGTGCTGGAGGTGAGACTGTGA
- a CDS encoding DoxX family protein, which translates to MDTGILILRLLVGLLVAGHGVQKISSHLGGRGLDGGTEEFRSDGFRGGTLTALAAGGGQIGSGLLLAAGLLTPLAATGAIGVMTVALTVKWRHGLWVQNDGYEYPLVLIGTAAALAATGPGDWSLDAALGLAPYPLWWAALALVAGLGSGLLTRLVLHRPSAPAIADR; encoded by the coding sequence TTGGACACCGGCATTCTGATCCTGCGGCTGCTGGTGGGCCTGCTCGTCGCCGGCCACGGAGTGCAGAAGATCAGCTCCCACCTGGGTGGCAGGGGACTCGACGGCGGCACGGAGGAGTTCCGCTCCGACGGTTTCCGCGGCGGAACCCTCACCGCCCTCGCGGCGGGCGGCGGCCAGATCGGATCGGGCCTGCTGCTCGCCGCCGGCCTCCTGACCCCGCTCGCCGCGACCGGCGCCATAGGGGTCATGACGGTCGCGCTCACCGTGAAATGGCGCCACGGGCTCTGGGTGCAGAACGACGGATACGAGTACCCGCTCGTCCTCATCGGCACCGCCGCCGCCCTCGCCGCCACCGGCCCCGGCGACTGGTCCCTCGACGCGGCCCTCGGCCTCGCGCCGTACCCGCTGTGGTGGGCCGCCCTCGCGCTCGTGGCCGGTCTCGGCAGCGGACTCCTCACCCGGCTCGTCCTGCACCGGCCCTCCGCCCCGGCGATCGCCGACCGCTGA
- a CDS encoding ATP-binding protein — MNRDALVWCLVAVAAIAVAAVVALVARNRALGAKKQHTEAELRQQLLATDSQLHASHAELQRFRSQQDATLREAKEAAEENTKSVLKGAASLLQSLAAEQTTLLDGIQRKYGGHAVLSDLLDVNHANAQMARKAQGIAVMCGAPLGRRNRAASVYDVVRSAQGQIRNFHRVAIMQQTSLALKASAVAPVALAVAELLDNAASFSQHDAPIEVTFQRVQSNLCIVIDDAGVSMNDEERQRATALLSGEVAPRLSQLGTQPKFGFPVIGLIARQHGFKVDVTGVSRYGGVRAVVLLPEELWTMEEIPPVQEAPVSDIRRATESRYTAESRPPGAMPRTTHGLPKRGARQAPIASVPDSGPDADTAPPAPRTSGESGRTSGRGLGAFQRGTLSGRSFDATSFEGPEEV; from the coding sequence ATGAATCGAGACGCACTTGTGTGGTGCTTGGTTGCAGTGGCGGCGATAGCCGTTGCCGCGGTCGTGGCACTCGTCGCCCGCAACAGAGCACTGGGGGCGAAGAAGCAGCACACCGAGGCCGAACTGAGACAGCAGCTCCTCGCGACGGACAGCCAGCTGCACGCGTCGCACGCCGAGCTGCAGAGGTTCCGGAGCCAGCAGGACGCCACGCTCCGCGAGGCCAAGGAAGCGGCGGAGGAGAACACCAAGTCCGTCCTCAAGGGTGCCGCCAGCCTCCTGCAGAGCCTCGCGGCCGAGCAGACGACGCTCCTGGACGGCATCCAGCGCAAGTACGGCGGACACGCCGTCCTCAGCGACCTGCTGGACGTCAACCACGCCAACGCCCAGATGGCGCGCAAGGCCCAGGGCATCGCCGTCATGTGCGGTGCGCCGCTCGGCCGCCGCAACAGGGCCGCCAGCGTCTACGACGTGGTGCGCAGCGCCCAGGGCCAGATCCGCAACTTCCACCGGGTCGCCATCATGCAGCAGACCAGCCTCGCCCTGAAGGCGTCCGCGGTCGCGCCCGTCGCCCTCGCGGTGGCGGAGCTGCTCGACAACGCCGCCAGCTTCTCGCAGCACGACGCGCCGATCGAAGTGACGTTCCAGCGCGTCCAGAGCAACCTGTGCATCGTCATCGACGACGCCGGTGTGAGCATGAACGACGAAGAGCGGCAGCGGGCGACCGCGCTGCTCTCCGGCGAGGTCGCCCCCCGTCTGTCGCAGCTCGGGACCCAGCCGAAGTTCGGCTTCCCCGTCATCGGCCTGATCGCGCGTCAGCACGGTTTCAAGGTCGACGTCACCGGAGTCTCCCGGTACGGCGGCGTGAGGGCCGTCGTCCTCTTGCCCGAGGAGCTGTGGACCATGGAGGAGATACCGCCCGTCCAGGAGGCTCCGGTCAGCGACATCCGGCGCGCCACCGAGAGCCGGTACACCGCCGAGAGCAGGCCCCCGGGCGCGATGCCGCGCACGACGCACGGTCTGCCCAAGCGCGGCGCGCGCCAGGCGCCCATCGCGAGCGTCCCCGACTCCGGCCCCGACGCCGACACCGCCCCGCCCGCGCCCCGGACCTCCGGGGAGTCGGGCCGCACTTCCGGGCGCGGTCTGGGGGCCTTCCAGCGCGGCACGCTCTCCGGTCGCAGTTTTGACGCCACCTCGTTCGAAGGGCCCGAAGAGGTATGA
- a CDS encoding MFS transporter yields MSVEGATRTGDAEAAGVVLTWREAPLPVKAVIAGIMVNRLGGFLQVFLVLYMVGGGYPEVQAGFALAAHGAGAVAGILLGGWLVGRIGVRASIITSMTANAALTAAFLYAASYPVMLLLAAGTGAASQVYRPASAELVSRLTSEERRVMVFAMYRLATNIGTTAAPLIGAALVAQSYTLLFWAEAAAALGVAVLGSRLLPRDRPSSAAAGPAGAKAAPEADAQAQAGRGGYRAVLADRSFVLFLLAILGFSAVYTQYLSTLPLAVRERGLDIFVYGVLVAVNGLIVILCELVVTRKVQRWPARIATIAGILAVGGGLAAYALPWGVAGLVAATVVWSVGEIIGSPTMTAYPALAAAPENRSRYLGASQAMFGVGSAIGPAAGVAAWALMGDTVWLACGAVAALAATAAFIGMPGPRDPAACPRGDGS; encoded by the coding sequence ATGAGCGTGGAGGGGGCGACCCGTACGGGCGATGCCGAGGCGGCAGGCGTCGTCCTCACCTGGCGCGAGGCACCCCTGCCGGTGAAGGCGGTGATCGCCGGAATCATGGTGAACCGGCTCGGTGGCTTCCTCCAGGTGTTCCTGGTGCTCTACATGGTCGGCGGCGGATACCCCGAGGTGCAGGCGGGGTTCGCGCTCGCCGCGCACGGAGCGGGCGCGGTGGCGGGGATCCTCCTCGGCGGCTGGCTCGTCGGGCGGATCGGCGTCCGGGCCTCGATCATCACCTCGATGACGGCCAACGCGGCCCTCACGGCGGCCTTCCTGTACGCCGCTTCGTACCCGGTGATGCTGCTGCTCGCGGCCGGCACCGGCGCGGCGAGCCAGGTCTACCGGCCCGCCTCGGCGGAGCTGGTCAGCCGTCTCACCAGCGAGGAGCGCCGCGTCATGGTCTTCGCCATGTACCGCCTCGCCACCAACATCGGGACCACCGCGGCGCCGCTCATCGGCGCCGCCCTGGTCGCCCAGTCGTACACCCTGCTGTTCTGGGCGGAGGCGGCCGCCGCCCTGGGCGTCGCCGTACTGGGCAGCCGGCTCCTGCCGCGCGACCGGCCCTCGTCCGCGGCCGCGGGCCCGGCCGGGGCGAAGGCGGCCCCGGAGGCGGACGCGCAGGCGCAGGCGGGCCGGGGCGGCTACCGGGCGGTGCTGGCCGACCGGAGCTTCGTCCTGTTCCTGCTCGCCATCCTCGGCTTCTCCGCGGTCTACACCCAGTACCTGTCGACGCTCCCGCTCGCGGTGCGCGAGCGCGGCCTCGACATCTTCGTCTACGGCGTCCTCGTCGCCGTCAACGGCCTGATCGTCATCCTGTGCGAGCTGGTGGTGACCCGGAAGGTGCAGCGGTGGCCGGCCAGGATCGCCACCATCGCCGGAATCCTCGCCGTCGGCGGCGGCCTCGCCGCGTACGCGCTGCCCTGGGGCGTCGCCGGGCTCGTGGCCGCCACGGTGGTGTGGTCGGTCGGTGAGATCATCGGCTCCCCGACCATGACCGCCTACCCCGCGCTGGCCGCGGCGCCGGAGAACCGGAGCCGGTACCTCGGCGCCTCCCAGGCCATGTTCGGGGTGGGCTCCGCCATCGGACCCGCGGCGGGCGTCGCCGCGTGGGCCCTGATGGGCGACACGGTCTGGCTCGCGTGCGGGGCCGTCGCCGCCCTCGCCGCCACCGCCGCCTTCATCGGCATGCCGGGGCCCCGCGACCCGGCGGCATGTCCGCGCGGTGACGGATCGTAG
- a CDS encoding hydrolase — MFDINKVQAAPSKDLLTPDNAVMLFVDHQPQMFFGTGSGDRAAIINSTVGLAKAARAFDVPAVLTTVAAESFSGPLLPQLAEVFPEQEAIDRTSMNAWEDEALVAAVKATGRKKIILSGLWTEVCLVLPALSALEQGYEVYVVSDASGGVSPAAHEHAIQRMIAAGAVPVTWVQVLLELQRDWARQETYGAVMEIVKAHAGAYGLGVVYAQTVIGAHAAG; from the coding sequence ATGTTCGACATCAACAAGGTGCAGGCCGCACCGAGCAAGGACCTGCTCACGCCCGACAACGCGGTCATGCTCTTCGTGGACCACCAGCCGCAGATGTTCTTCGGCACCGGGAGCGGTGATCGCGCCGCGATCATCAACAGCACCGTGGGTCTCGCCAAGGCGGCTCGGGCGTTCGACGTGCCGGCCGTCCTGACCACGGTCGCCGCCGAGTCCTTCTCCGGGCCCCTGCTGCCCCAGCTCGCCGAGGTGTTCCCCGAGCAGGAGGCCATCGACCGTACGAGCATGAACGCCTGGGAGGACGAGGCGCTCGTGGCGGCGGTCAAGGCGACCGGGCGCAAGAAGATCATCCTGTCCGGCCTGTGGACCGAGGTCTGCCTGGTGCTGCCCGCGCTGTCCGCGCTTGAGCAGGGATACGAGGTGTACGTGGTCTCCGACGCCTCCGGCGGCGTCAGCCCGGCCGCCCACGAGCACGCGATCCAGCGGATGATCGCCGCCGGCGCCGTCCCGGTCACCTGGGTCCAGGTCCTCCTGGAGCTGCAGCGCGACTGGGCGCGCCAGGAGACGTACGGCGCGGTCATGGAGATCGTCAAGGCCCACGCGGGTGCCTACGGCCTGGGCGTCGTCTACGCGCAGACCGTCATCGGCGCACACGCGGCGGGCTGA
- a CDS encoding DUF1326 domain-containing protein → MTWRIEGTYFENCNCDMVCPCSTSGLTAPADYDRCRVLLAFHVDSGQVDDVDVSGLTVAVVADAPPLMSEGNWRLGMIMDQAASPEQAEALGAVFSGQRGGPMHDLGPLVGEMLGLEVARIDYADDGRSHRVRIGDAIDIEVEDFVSPLDATGKGVKVSGVGFPADTLAAGVATRSRVKAFGLEFANEGKNAFSAPFSWAA, encoded by the coding sequence ATGACATGGCGCATCGAGGGGACGTATTTCGAGAACTGCAATTGCGACATGGTGTGCCCCTGCTCCACCTCCGGCCTCACGGCTCCGGCGGACTACGACCGCTGTCGGGTGCTCCTCGCCTTTCACGTGGACTCCGGCCAGGTCGACGATGTCGACGTGAGCGGTCTGACGGTCGCCGTGGTGGCCGACGCCCCGCCGCTCATGAGCGAGGGCAACTGGCGGCTGGGCATGATCATGGACCAGGCCGCCTCACCCGAGCAGGCGGAAGCGCTCGGGGCGGTCTTTTCCGGTCAGCGAGGCGGCCCGATGCACGACCTCGGCCCGCTGGTCGGCGAGATGCTCGGGCTGGAGGTCGCCCGGATCGACTACGCCGATGACGGCCGGAGCCACCGTGTGAGGATCGGCGACGCGATCGACATCGAAGTCGAGGACTTCGTCTCCCCGCTCGACGCGACGGGGAAGGGCGTCAAGGTCAGCGGGGTCGGATTCCCCGCGGACACCCTGGCGGCCGGGGTCGCGACGAGATCGCGGGTGAAAGCCTTCGGTCTTGAGTTCGCAAACGAAGGGAAGAACGCCTTCTCGGCGCCGTTCTCCTGGGCGGCCTGA
- a CDS encoding alpha/beta hydrolase — MTTRPILEPAAQAFADATAQPPYLYQIPVAEGRKAVDGVQSGEGVPLPEADEEWITVQGGPTGEVRARIVRPRGVTGPLPVILYIHGAGWVFGNAHTHDRLVRELAVGARAAVVFPEYDLSPEARYPVAIEQNYSVAQWVAREGHHKDLDGTRIAVAGDSVGGNMSAALTLMAKQRGDVVLVQQVLFYPVTDASFDTESYHRFGEGYFLRRDAMKWFWDQYTTDGAERAQITASPLRASAEQLSGLPPALVITAEADVLRDEGEAYAAKLRAAGVPVTALRVQGVIHDFVMLNALRETRAAELAIGLAVDTLRKAFA, encoded by the coding sequence ATGACGACCCGTCCGATCCTCGAACCCGCCGCCCAGGCCTTCGCCGACGCCACCGCCCAGCCGCCGTACCTCTACCAGATCCCCGTCGCCGAAGGCCGCAAGGCCGTGGACGGCGTCCAGAGCGGCGAGGGCGTCCCCCTGCCCGAGGCCGACGAGGAGTGGATCACCGTCCAGGGCGGCCCGACCGGCGAGGTCCGCGCCCGGATCGTCCGCCCCCGCGGCGTCACCGGCCCGCTTCCCGTCATCCTCTACATCCACGGCGCGGGCTGGGTCTTCGGCAACGCCCACACCCACGACCGGCTCGTCCGCGAACTCGCCGTCGGCGCCCGGGCGGCCGTGGTGTTCCCCGAGTACGACCTCTCGCCCGAGGCGCGCTACCCCGTGGCGATCGAGCAGAACTACAGCGTCGCCCAGTGGGTCGCCCGCGAGGGACACCACAAGGACCTCGACGGCACGCGGATCGCCGTCGCGGGCGACTCGGTCGGCGGCAACATGAGCGCCGCCCTCACCCTGATGGCCAAGCAGCGCGGCGACGTCGTGCTCGTCCAGCAGGTCCTCTTCTACCCGGTCACGGACGCGAGCTTCGACACCGAGTCGTACCACCGGTTCGGCGAGGGCTACTTCCTGCGCCGCGACGCCATGAAGTGGTTCTGGGACCAGTACACGACCGACGGGGCCGAGCGGGCCCAGATCACCGCCTCCCCGCTGCGCGCCTCCGCCGAGCAGCTCAGCGGCCTGCCGCCGGCCCTGGTCATCACCGCCGAGGCCGATGTCCTGCGCGACGAGGGCGAGGCGTACGCGGCGAAGCTCCGCGCCGCCGGCGTCCCCGTCACGGCCCTGCGCGTCCAGGGCGTCATCCACGACTTCGTGATGCTGAACGCCCTGCGCGAGACGCGGGCCGCGGAACTCGCCATCGGTCTCGCCGTCGACACCCTGCGCAAGGCCTTCGCATGA
- a CDS encoding ATP-grasp domain-containing protein has translation MLSPASPSSSPSSSSPLLVLISPMDQETRGHLLESVARDHRIWLFSDREVGWEAPFVTGHTRVDTLDADGMTEAARTVAPDAILCWDETRILPAAKVAGALGLPGLSPEAVLTCRDKHLTRLAVAAADGPQARSTPVDTLTEAYEAAAETGYPVVVKPRALVGSTGTRMARTPEELAAIFPAIRGTTMVEVRERFERPVLIEEYLDGPEISVDALIWDGEVTPLFVARKELSPPPNFEEVGHAVDSTDPLLADPELLRALTTVHAAVGITRGWTHSEWRLTARGPALVEVNARSGGDFISYLGLLATGWDAGLAAARLSLGQRPEQGAARSGAAAVRFLYPEVETVVGRVTIDRDRLPAGIGIARVVAEPGHVLELPPASHTGRYAMLVASADTAEDCRATLDAAEDAVLLEAAEPVPAQR, from the coding sequence ATGCTCTCCCCCGCGTCACCCTCCTCGTCCCCGTCCTCCTCGTCCCCGCTGCTGGTCCTGATCAGCCCCATGGACCAGGAGACCCGTGGTCATCTGCTGGAGTCCGTGGCACGGGACCACCGGATCTGGCTCTTCTCCGACCGCGAGGTCGGCTGGGAGGCGCCGTTCGTCACCGGGCACACGCGCGTCGACACCCTGGACGCCGACGGCATGACCGAGGCGGCCCGGACCGTGGCCCCGGACGCGATCCTGTGCTGGGACGAGACCCGCATCCTTCCGGCGGCCAAGGTGGCCGGCGCCCTGGGGCTCCCGGGGCTGAGCCCGGAAGCCGTACTGACCTGCCGCGACAAGCACCTGACCCGCCTCGCGGTGGCCGCGGCCGACGGCCCGCAGGCCCGCTCCACCCCGGTGGACACCCTCACCGAGGCGTACGAGGCCGCCGCGGAGACGGGCTACCCGGTCGTGGTCAAGCCCCGGGCGCTCGTGGGCAGCACGGGCACGCGCATGGCCCGCACCCCCGAGGAGCTGGCCGCGATCTTCCCCGCCATCCGGGGGACGACCATGGTCGAGGTGCGCGAGCGCTTCGAGCGGCCCGTGCTCATCGAGGAGTACCTGGACGGCCCCGAGATCAGCGTCGACGCCCTGATCTGGGACGGCGAGGTGACCCCGCTCTTCGTCGCCCGCAAGGAACTGAGCCCGCCGCCCAACTTCGAGGAGGTGGGTCACGCCGTCGACTCCACCGACCCGCTGCTGGCCGACCCGGAGCTGCTGCGCGCCCTGACCACGGTGCACGCCGCCGTCGGGATCACCCGCGGCTGGACCCACTCGGAGTGGCGCCTCACCGCGCGCGGCCCCGCCCTGGTCGAGGTCAACGCCCGCAGCGGCGGCGACTTCATCTCCTACCTCGGCCTGCTGGCCACGGGCTGGGACGCGGGCCTGGCAGCCGCCCGTCTCTCGCTCGGACAGCGCCCCGAGCAGGGCGCCGCGCGCAGCGGAGCCGCCGCCGTGCGCTTCCTCTACCCCGAGGTGGAGACCGTCGTCGGCCGCGTCACCATCGACCGCGACCGGCTGCCCGCGGGCATCGGGATCGCCCGCGTGGTCGCGGAGCCCGGCCACGTCCTGGAGCTCCCGCCCGCCTCGCACACCGGCCGGTACGCCATGCTCGTGGCCTCCGCCGACACCGCCGAGGACTGCCGGGCGACGCTCGACGCCGCCGAGGACGCGGTGCTCCTCGAAGCGGCCGAGCCGGTCCCGGCCCAGCGATGA